Within the Vigna angularis cultivar LongXiaoDou No.4 chromosome 10, ASM1680809v1, whole genome shotgun sequence genome, the region caaagtgtaccaaagtttgaaagagggacgaaaataaaatcgcttgatagttgagggactaaaaacatatttaaccaaatataaaaatatttatataattaaattatatatttcatataattaaactaataattaattttttatataattaaaaaatacaaaaatcatataaaaaaatatgtatctACATTATTTAACTATCatcataaataacaataaactaatatattatacaaaaacattaaatttaaaaactaattatatacaACAACGtgctaaataaaaaatataaatataaactaataacgATAAAGatcttaaaaaatacattattaaaatacattaaaaaacatcaaaaataatacatcaaaaatacattattaatatatatatatatatatatatatatatattacattattaaaatatcttcaaaaataatataaaaataataacaataaagtaatataataaaacaaaaaagtttaaaagatGAACCCTTAAATGGATGTTagcatccgtcaacggatgtcaacacctcttcttttcttttacacaCCTGAGACGCTGCACTGCACCTTCACTACTACACCTTCAAGCACCACCACCAAGACTGACCTTTGGCACCGCTCTAGATCAGTTCCTTGCACTACCACCAACAACCTTTGCAACCTCCCACTAAACACACTCACACCACCACCACACTCACAACACAATGAAACACCACCATACTCTCACAACATAATGCACAATGAAACAGTTAGAGGAAGAAGTCAAAAgttaaagaggaagaagagcttGTCTGTATTGCATGCATTCATATAGGGGACCATTAATAGGTAATTAATGGGATGGGTGGAGTTGAAAAATATTAacccttaaaattaaattttactaaagGACAAAACAGAAATGAGGAGGTGCAGAGAGTATTGGGTGATGGTGTAAGGAGCAACGCTCTTGGGCCATTTAGAAGGTCAATTTTtaaaagggtgttgctccctccaccaccacacctttctccctccaccttccctttactattttgcccctcagtaaaattttacttttagggttattattttttaattttactcattcacaacctatttcactaataatcTATTATAgtcccgtacatgagtaaaatacttttctttcattttaacattatatttcttcctctctttctttcgttgttgtgagatactacaagttgcaaaggttggtggtggtggaaagaattatcaagcagtttCCCTCTCGTGGTGTAGTGTTGTTCTCGTGGTGTAGTGCGTGTCGTTCCTGCAGGTGTGTACTTGaaataaaatcctaaaataaaaaacgtaacctttaaacggaggtgacatccttcaacggatgtcaacatccttcaacggatgtcaacatccttcaacggatgtcaacatccttcaacggatgtcaacatccgtttaaggaaaaacggatgtcgacatccgttttaccttaaacggatgttgacatccgttgaagatgtcacgtttaaatgttacattttttattttagggtttgttttattaggggacatccgttgaaggatgtcacctccgttgatgtatacttcctcatgctggttgatgctctggacgctcctcgatgttcctccacactaAGGCAGTGACGCTCTTTTACACCacggcggcaatggaagctttcaaaccaaaaaaaaaaattgggaagaaaaaggaatggaaatGCGGGAGGTGAAACGGAAATGGgaaaaggggaagagagttccgtgggtgggtgctgggaaagtaaaattagggtttcaaattatttaaaataggataaaaataaaaatctttttaacttaaggatataattgtatttaaaatagtgtGGGGAGGTGGAGAAAGTATAGGGTGGTGGAGGTAGCAACAccctttttaaaatttatctaattaCAACACATGGCATATggatacaaatataaattatttttattttcaaccaCCCTTGAGTTACATTAtcctaattatttaattagCCTTCTCTTTTGACCtgataaataacaaataaaaagttggaaaaataatttaaactgtCCATAAAAATAGTCAGAGGGAAATAATcgtttatgaaataaaaaattgtaataaataatgaGCATGTGGTACGAAAAGATAGCAtagatacaataaaaaattttaagtaaaatttttaattatatttttagtttatatggtttttttatcatttaaataaaaagttaattttagttcttcaaatttaataaaatatgattttggtCTCTAAGTATTAAATTTGATATACTAgaacattttcaaaatcatgactagaattatattttgttcatttcgaaggattaaaataaattgttttaaatataaagaaataaaatcataattgtTCTAAAGTTTAAGAAGTAAAAACGTAATtagataaaataacaataaaataggGAAAAAGAAACAGAGAAAATGGAAAGAGGGGAAAACGAAAACCCTAGACGAAACACTTTGTATAAAAGGAAGCACTGAATCCCTAAAATATCACAGCATTCCTCAAATCAGAATAGCAGCAATGGGGATTTGTACAGTTCAGCCCATCCCTCTCTCGAAACTTCCTAACGCTTCCTCTTTTCTCCCTAAGCCCTCTCTTTCTCACAGAGTATCCCTTCTCACTCCCACCGTCACACTTTTTTCTCGTACGTTTTGTATCcctttcaatttcttttcaatcCTAACAAAAACCGATGGTTCTGTCTTTTTGgtgtttttctttgatttttgaTTATCTTCGTGTTGTATGGCGTTATTTGTGTATCTTTTATGGAGCCATTGGTGTGAATGTATTTTAATACTggacttttgtttttgttgtattttattaCACGACAGGATCTATTTTCTTGACAAACTTGTTGCCAAGGGCTATACCTTCTGAAGAAATATCCAGTGGGGCAAGTCAATTTTTCAATGAGAAACGCGATGTTGTGATAACCCTGGAGGATGGTAAAGCTGATGATAAAAACGAGTTGGAGAAAACGCTGAACGAAAACGCAAAGACAGAGTTACCCGAAGAAGGACTGGGCTTGTCTTTTGATTTGCTGGATAAGTTCAATGTGAGGGTCACGTTAACCACCTTTCCTATTACACTTTTTAACTATGAAT harbors:
- the LOC108327883 gene encoding protein CURVATURE THYLAKOID 1D, chloroplastic is translated as MGICTVQPIPLSKLPNASSFLPKPSLSHRVSLLTPTVTLFSRSIFLTNLLPRAIPSEEISSGASQFFNEKRDVVITLEDGKADDKNELEKTLNENAKTELPEEGLGLSFDLLDKFNFDTNDTGSIVLYGGGVLTALWLTTAVVGAIDSIPLFPKLLEVVGLAYTVWFTSRYLLFKQSRDELATKIEEVKEQIFGSEDN